GATGTTCGACTTCTGGAGCTCGACGTCGCCGGTCCGCGGACCCTTCTCGGAGAACTCGATGCGCCGGTAGTGGTTGTAGACCGCCACCGCGAGCTTCTTCTTGGCGAGGTCCTGGCCGATGACGTACTCATCCAGCAGCGCCTTGATCTCGTGCGGCTTCGGGAGCTTGGTCTCCTGCTGCTGCTCGAGGAGACGGTCCTCCGCGATGATGTCGAGACAGATGTCGACGCACTCGTCGCAGATGAAGACCGTCGGACCGGCGATCAGCTTCTTGACCTCGCGCTGGCTCTTGTTGCAGAACGAACACCTGAGGGCGTCGTCGCCGGATTCTTTCTTGGGCATCTCTCCTCCGAAATCGCGAGTCGCCGGCCAGCCGTTGGCTGGCGATCCCGACCGCTACAACCAACTGATCTACGCCGCTATTCCGCAGTCCGGATCAGACCGGTTTCGATCCTGGAAATCTCCGGAAAATCATACCAGAGGCGCCGAGCCGGGCCGGGCGAGCCCGCCGTCCGGGCCCGGGCGTCCGAAGCAACCACTTTGACTGCGGTGATCGCGGAAGGTGGCGCACGCGAGCCAGCTCTCCGGACGAGGGTTCAGCCGGGGACGGCGGTCGGTTTGCGGCGCTGCATGATCTGGTCGACGAGGCCGTAGGCGACGGCCTCTTCCGCACCGAGGATCTTGTCGCGGTCGGTGTCGCCGTGGATCGTCTCCTTGGTCTTGCCGGTATGGAAGGCCAGGATCTCGTCGATCTTGTCGCGCAGTTTGAGCAGCTCGCGGGCGTGGATCTCGATGTCGGTCGCCTGGCCCTGCATCCCCTGCGTCCAGGGCTGGTGGATGAGCACCCGGCTGTTGGGAAGTACGGTGCGCTTCCCGGCCTTGCCGGCCGCGAGCAGCACCGCAGCCATCGAGGCCGCCTGCCCGATGCAGAAGGTCGCGACGTCCGGCTTGATGTACTGCATGGTGTCGTAAACCGCGAGCCCGGCCGTCACCGATCCGCCGGGCGAGTTGATGTAGATGTGGATGTCGCGCTCCGGATTCTCGGCTTCGAGAAAGAGCATCTGCGCGATCACCAGGCTCGCGACCTCGTCGTCGATCGGCCGGCCGAGGAAGATGATGTTGTCCTTCAGCAGCCGGGAATAGATGTCGTAGGCGCGCTCGCCACGATTGGTCTGCTCGACCACCATCGGAATCAGCATGTTCGAGTCTCTCCCTAGCTCTTGTGGTCGTGCGAGTCGTCGTGGTCGTGGTCGTGGTCGTGATCGTGGTCGTGGGGAGCGGGCGCCGGACCGGTCTCCCCGAGCAGCCGGCGGACGGTCTTCTCGCGGCGCATCTGCGCGCGCAGCCCGGCGAGCTGACCGGCCTCGTCCAGCCGCTGACGCAGCGCCGGGGTCGGAATCCCCTGGGCGCGCGCGAGCAACGCGAGGGCCTGCTCGAACTCCTCTTCGCCGACCTCGATCTTCTCCTGGTCCGAGATCGCGTCGAGCAGCAGGCGCGCCTTCACGCGACGCTCGGCCTGGGGCTTCGCCTGCTCGCCGAGGCGCTGCCAATCGAGCCCGGCACCCTCGAGGTCGATGCCCCGGCGCGCCAGATTCTCGGCGTAGTCGCGCAGCAGTTCGTCCACTTCCCGATGCACGACGCCTTCGGGGAGAGGAATCGGGTGGCGTTCGGTCAACTGATCGAGCATCTTGGTCTCGCGCTGACGCATGGCATCGTCACGCTTGGCGTGGCTGATCCGCCGCGCGATGTCGGCTTCGAGCTCGGCGACCGTCGCAAACTTACCCAGATGGGCGGCAAAGGTGTCGTCGAGCGCCGGCAGGATGGGCTCGGTGAGCTCGACCAGACGGACTTCGAAGGTCCGCTCGGCGAGCGGTTCGGCCGGCGCGTCCGGGCGCAGATCCCCCTCTTCGCGCTCCTCGCGGGGTGCGCGGGGCTCCTTGCGGCTGAATCGAGAACCCTGTCCGACGCTCAATCCCGCGACGGCCAGAGAGATCTCCTCCCAGATCTGCTGCGATCCGACCTCGATGTCGACCGTCTGGGCTTCGACGACGACCTCGCCGGCGCTTTCGTCCGCGGCCGCCACCGGGTCGATCAACGGCTTGAGCTCGATCTTGGCGCGGTCGCCGGTCGCGGCGGGTCGCGCCGCACTCTTCCACTCGGCGTGGCGCAGGCGCAGGTCGGCGATCGCGGTCTTCACTTCGTCGGCGGTCGCTTCGACCGGCGGATCGGGCAGGCTGAAGTCTTTATAGTTCCGGAGCTCGATCTCGGGCCGCACTTCGACGCGGGCGAGAAAGGTCATGCCGGTGCCGGCCTGGACCGGCGCCATCTCGACCTCGGGTGCGAGCAGGGGATCGATCCCCTTCTCGGCCACCGCCTGGCGGAAATAGCGCGGCACCAGCCGCTCCACCACCTCGCGCCGGATGTCGTCGCCGAAGTGGCGCTGCACGAGGCTTTGCGGGACCTTGCCCTTGCGAAAGCCCGGCAGGCTCGCCTTGCGGCCGAACTCGCCCAGAACGCGGGCGGTCTCCGCATCGACGGCCGGCGCGGGAATCTCGATCTTCAACTCTTTACGGCACGGGCCGATCTCTTCCACATTCAGCACGACGCTCATCGGCGATCTCTGTCCTTGGGGCTGGTGAAATGGTGCGAAAGGGGGGACTCGAACCCCCAACCCGATCGCTCGGGACTAGATCCTAAGTCTAGCGCGTATACCAGTTCCGCCACTTTCGCGAGAGTGGGATCCGGGCACGGGAGGAAGCGAGAGGAGTGGGCGATGGTGAGCCGCGTAGGACTTGAACCTACAACCCGCAGATTAAGAG
This portion of the Thermoanaerobaculia bacterium genome encodes:
- the clpP gene encoding ATP-dependent Clp endopeptidase proteolytic subunit ClpP, which gives rise to MLIPMVVEQTNRGERAYDIYSRLLKDNIIFLGRPIDDEVASLVIAQMLFLEAENPERDIHIYINSPGGSVTAGLAVYDTMQYIKPDVATFCIGQAASMAAVLLAAGKAGKRTVLPNSRVLIHQPWTQGMQGQATDIEIHARELLKLRDKIDEILAFHTGKTKETIHGDTDRDKILGAEEAVAYGLVDQIMQRRKPTAVPG
- the tig gene encoding trigger factor, coding for MSVVLNVEEIGPCRKELKIEIPAPAVDAETARVLGEFGRKASLPGFRKGKVPQSLVQRHFGDDIRREVVERLVPRYFRQAVAEKGIDPLLAPEVEMAPVQAGTGMTFLARVEVRPEIELRNYKDFSLPDPPVEATADEVKTAIADLRLRHAEWKSAARPAATGDRAKIELKPLIDPVAAADESAGEVVVEAQTVDIEVGSQQIWEEISLAVAGLSVGQGSRFSRKEPRAPREEREEGDLRPDAPAEPLAERTFEVRLVELTEPILPALDDTFAAHLGKFATVAELEADIARRISHAKRDDAMRQRETKMLDQLTERHPIPLPEGVVHREVDELLRDYAENLARRGIDLEGAGLDWQRLGEQAKPQAERRVKARLLLDAISDQEKIEVGEEEFEQALALLARAQGIPTPALRQRLDEAGQLAGLRAQMRREKTVRRLLGETGPAPAPHDHDHDHDHDHDDSHDHKS